In Pseudomonas sp. Q1-7, the genomic window AGGTCATCGACATCCTCAGCCGTCGGCGCAAGAACAACCCCATCCTGGTGGGCGAGCCTGGCGTCGGCAAGACCGCGCTGGTCGAAGGACTGGCCTTGCGCATTGTCCAGGGCAGCGTGCCGGACAGCCTCAAACCCGTGAGCGTGCGTACCCTCGACCTGGGGCTGCTGCAGGCCGGTGCTGGCGTGAAAGGCGAATTCGAACAACGCCTGAAAAACGTCATCGACGCGGTACAGCAATCGGAGAGCCCGGTCCTCCTGTTCATCGACGAAGCTCATACCTTGGTCGGCGCCGGCAACCCGTCCGGCGGCGCCGATGCCGCCAACCTGCTGAAACCCGCGCTGGCCCGTGGTGAGCTGCGCACCATCGCCGCCACCACCTGGAGCGAATACAAGCAGTACTTCGAACGCGACGCTGCGCTGGAGCGCCGCTTCCAGATGGTCAAGGTCGACGAGCCGGACGACGCCAGCGCTTGCCTCATGCTGCGCGGGCTCAAGGCCCGTTACGCCAGCCATCATGGCGTGCACATTGAGGACGCCGCAGTCCAGGCGGCCGTCAGCCTGTCACGCCGCTACCTGACCGGGCGGCAACTGCCGGACAAATCCGTCGACCTGCTGGACACCGCCAGCGCCCGTGTGCGCATGAGCCTCGATTGCGAGCCGCAGGCATTGGTACGGATCAAGGCGCGGCAGGCGGCGCTTGACCTGGAACTCCAGGCACTGGAGGAGGACAGCCGCCTTGGTGGCGAAACGGCGGTTGCCGAACGGTTGGACAGGATTGCCGTGCAGCAGGCCGAACTGCAGCAACAACACTCGGAACTGGAACGCCAATACCGGCAGGAACTCGACCTCAGCCTGCAACTGCTGGCCGCGCGTCAGGCCGAACCGCTGCAGGCGGAGCGCTGCGCCGAGCTGCGGCAGCAACTGGAAGACGCACAAGGCAATCAGCCGCTGCTGTCCCTCGACGTCACCGCGCGCAGCGTCGCCGAAGTGGTCGCCGACTGGACCGGCGTTCCGCTGGGCAGCCTGCTCAAGGACGAACAGGCCAGCCTGCTCGAACTGGAGCGTCACCTTGGCGAACGGGTGATCGGCCAGGATCGTGCCCTCGGTGCCCTGGCCCAACGCCTGCGCGCCGCGCGCACCGGGCTGACCGACGACCGCGCCCCGCAGGGCGTGTTCCTGCTGGTTGGCACCAGCGGCGTCGGCAAGACAGAGACCGCGCTGGCGCTGGCCGACAGCCTGTTCGGTGGCGAGAAGTCGCTGATCACCATCAACCTTTCCGAATACCAGGAAGCCCACACGGTCAGCCAGTTGAAGGGGGCACCGCCGGGCTATGTCGGCTACGGGCAAGGGGGTGTGCTGACCGAAGCGGTCCGCCAGCGACCCTACAGCGTGGTGCTGCTCGACGAAGTGGAAAAGGCCCATCGCGATGTCCTCAACCTGTTCTACCAGGTCTTCGATCGCGGCTTCATGCGCGACGGCGAGGGGCGCGAAATCGACTTTCGCAACACTGTCATCCTCATGACCTCGAACCTGGGCAGCGACCTGCTGCAGGCCTGTCTGCAAGAACACCCCGACGCCACCGACGGCACTCTGCAGGAACTGCTGCGCCCGACGTTGCGCGAACACTTCCAGCCGGCGCTGCTCGCACGCTTCCAGACCCTGATCTATCGGCCGCTGCGGGGGGACTCCCTCAAGCGCATTGTCGCCATCAAGCTTGGGCAGGTCGCCCGACGTCTGCAGCGCCACTATGGCCTGGAATGTCGGATCGATGAGGCGTTGAGCGACGCCCTGGTCGCGGCCTGCCTGCTGCCT contains:
- the tssH gene encoding type VI secretion system ATPase TssH; the encoded protein is MAQNAAGLLRRLNPYCARALSAAASLCQSRAHAQITIEHWLLKLLEQGEGDLTLIARRYDWDLDALWQGLLDHLNQLPRSVRDKPQLSGKLQQLIRNAWLRASLESDNHSLRSLHLLGALLETPSLLDCEAAWPLLSLGDTQLQRLLPLLDQHSEERPQLQREAALGDSEAERAVLAAPASSSVGSDALQAVLDRFTQDITAKARDGHIDPVFGRDDEIRQVIDILSRRRKNNPILVGEPGVGKTALVEGLALRIVQGSVPDSLKPVSVRTLDLGLLQAGAGVKGEFEQRLKNVIDAVQQSESPVLLFIDEAHTLVGAGNPSGGADAANLLKPALARGELRTIAATTWSEYKQYFERDAALERRFQMVKVDEPDDASACLMLRGLKARYASHHGVHIEDAAVQAAVSLSRRYLTGRQLPDKSVDLLDTASARVRMSLDCEPQALVRIKARQAALDLELQALEEDSRLGGETAVAERLDRIAVQQAELQQQHSELERQYRQELDLSLQLLAARQAEPLQAERCAELRQQLEDAQGNQPLLSLDVTARSVAEVVADWTGVPLGSLLKDEQASLLELERHLGERVIGQDRALGALAQRLRAARTGLTDDRAPQGVFLLVGTSGVGKTETALALADSLFGGEKSLITINLSEYQEAHTVSQLKGAPPGYVGYGQGGVLTEAVRQRPYSVVLLDEVEKAHRDVLNLFYQVFDRGFMRDGEGREIDFRNTVILMTSNLGSDLLQACLQEHPDATDGTLQELLRPTLREHFQPALLARFQTLIYRPLRGDSLKRIVAIKLGQVARRLQRHYGLECRIDEALSDALVAACLLPDSGARNIDSLLNQQILPVLSQQLLQRQAARQTTRGVTLGYCDEDGITLHFTDALETPNPALEEA